The DNA window CGTTTCAAACCAATCCGGTCCTATGGATGGAGAGCAGGAGAGTTGAGTCGGAGTTGCGTGCGTGTGCGTCAGTCCTCATGTCAGAGTTGTACATACAGAACAGGCTGCTGTAATTTTGGTCCATGTCTGCTGCTACTAGGACTGGTAGTGCGTAAAGCCAATTTTGTCTGTGTCTCTGCCGATATGTCCCACTTGTATCATCCGACCTGTATGTGCTTCTTCCACCAGTTCCTTTGCTGTTCTGAGCAAGTTATTACAGTCTTGCCTAATAAAACAAGATCAATCACAAATTCACTGGCAGAAGTAAGTTTGGTTATGTTGTACAAGTGAAACGAGACGTTGTTGAGTCCTTGATCGAGAATTCAGAGTTTGTGACTGGCGTGCCTGTGTTGAAGCTGTACAGACTAGAGAGGAAGGCTGACCGAGAACAGAAGACATTCGATCATGGACAACTCTAGATGCATGGTTGCCCGTCAGTATTAGGTGTCACATCAGATGTGGAAACCATTGTTTTTGTAATCCTTTGACAGATAGAGGGAGGATTTCTGATGGAGTGTCGACGATGAACCTAGTCTGAAAAAATAAACATATTTCAGGCCTCCAATAATACTCTGAACATAGACGCACGCAACATTCCCGGTCAGAAACCTCGATCGCTTGCCGACCGTCCAAAACTTCAACCTGGATGATGGGACGGACAGACAGGGAGGGACTGTACGATCTATCTGTATCTGTTTTTGTTGTTGTGTTACCAAACCAATGTCGTTTGCGATATGGTCGTACGTCTGATCGGCGGATGGACCAGACTGATGACGTGAGTTAGCTGCTAACCTGATGCATCAGCATCACTATTCTGACCGGCCGACCCAGCTAGGTAGAGCCGCAGATCGAAGCGAAATCCTGGGCGTGAACCGTTGCTATCAAGGTTGATGGACAGTTAAGGATCGATCACGGGGGCGGAGACGATCGGAGGAGATGGCCCGGCCGCCGTGTGCCGTCGGCAACCAGGCAGCCGTCGCCGGTGGCAATCCGGAGTTCCAGACAGGTGGGTGGACGGACGGATGCTCCAACTGATTTTGATTCTCTATACGAGCTGATCTCTGAGAAAAGTGAAAAGTGATTCACTGGGCTGAAAGAAAGTGATTCTGTATGTTTATCTAAGATTAACTTTATGACAATGACAATTAGATGCTACGTGAGAAGTGAATCAGAAGAAGCTATTTTTCTGTCAGCTCCCAGCTCTTAATTCATTTTAGAGAATCACTCGCTCCACAGAATCAGTATAAGAATTATTTAAATCCCTTTGGCAGAGTTCTGGGAAAATTGAAATACGCCAAGGAAAAGGGTCCCGAGGGAGTACCATTTATATTATTCGCACTACGTATGCCGTACTAACTATACATACTTGCTGGGTATTATATTCCTTCCTTTAATTAATTTGTACCTTCGTCCTGATGATCCAGTAGTAGATACATACTCCGATCCTCCATCTGTACGATTGACTGGAGTTAATAATTAGACACAAGTTACTATATATGCTACCATAGAAAAAGAAATTAAAGTTGAAGCACTTACTGCATATATTACAAGTATCTAGTAGGAGATCTAGCGTCTACGAGCAGTACTACTCTCCCGTACGGTAACTACAGGGAGAGGTACTGTGTTCGCAGATTCTCGGACGCGCACGCGTatcatatgcatgcatgtgtattTATACATGTATGTAGTATTATATTGCACTACGTGCTACAAGATTGAGAGGGCCGTATATGATGTGTGTACCAAAAATCTAAACAACTATGTCGTCCTTGCATTGCATTGTCAAGGGAACCGTGTATTTGGTGTAAAACCTCCTTAGTACCGGTTGTGGCATGCACTGATGATTCGAATCTACGATCTCTTGCCTCGTGCCTTGCTTCCTTACCATCCACTTATACATCACATGTGACTAGATGGAAGATTGCATTCTTTTTGAAGTAACCTGTGGAGAaccatttagtaccgggccaAGACACCGGCCGGTACTAAATTTCATCATTCAGTACCGGGTGGTGTCATTGACCGCTACTAAATGGCCGCGCCATTTTAATACCAGGCCAAAACACGAGCCGGTACCAAAGTACGACATTTAGTACCGGCCGGTGTCTTGGCTCAGTACTAAAATATCTCCGAAGGCTTTCAAATTTGGACCCGGTACTATAATGCCTCCGGAGCAACTTTAGTACCGGCCAAAAAttaaccggtgccaaccgaaGCAATGAAAGCCCATTTTTCTAGCTATGCTTGCATTGCATTGCATATGGTTACAAAAGGATTTCATTTGATAAGTCTAAAAAAGATGCAAATTTATAGTAGAAGAGTTATCATCCACTtatgaaaaagaataataaaagCCACTAAAACTGCTAGCCGTTTATACAAAACCGTCGTGAAAGATCTTGTATAGTGACGTAGCGACAAAAATGCTTGTAATTGAAAAATTAGTTGATGATATTAATATTTATCATGACATTCTAGCGGTTGAGATAAATTAAAAAGGAACAAAAATGCATGTACCCTTCGAGAGATCTTTGTTTACAAGAAAAAATTTTCAATACTTATATTTGGGTACAAAAGTTCTTCAAAATCTAATATATTTAGGTATAAATTTTGAACTCTTTAATACCTTATATTTCCAGATGGAGGGAGTAGAAGTGAAAAAAAGTTCAAAACAGACCTTTAAATCAAAGGTGGAAGGCGTATCTTGTATACACATTCGAAGCAGTGAAAAGATCGAGAGGTGCGTACGCTGATACATGCAGCAGAGCATAATAGTAGCTTCGCTTCGCTTCACTTCACTCCACTTCTCTCGCTCTCGCGCGCGCCGCATTGCCGCCTTCCACCCACAGCACAGCACGGCCGCCCAGCAGCAAGGATGCCATCCGCAATGGTCGACGCCACCCtcgccgcgcctccgctcgacctcaccgctcgccgccgcgcccgccccgccgcgctctCCAACGCCAATGCTTGCGCCGGCACCGTCGCCGCGGCGCCCAACAAGCTCAAGTCCAAGACCGTCGCCTCCCGCTACCTGACGCCCTCCCCCAAACCCACCTCCATCTCCTCCTCCGCGTCGGCCCCTGCCCCGAGGCCGGCCTCCACCGAGCGGCCGCGTCCGGCCCAGCCCAACGCCGTCGCCACTACCGACGCCGCGGCTTCCTGCGGGAGAGCCACCACGACGACGCGGACGCTCGCGGTCGCCTTCCAGAGCCCGGCCTACTCCTTGGACACCAGCAGGGGGCGGTCCGCGTCGCCCGCGGTGGTGCCAGCGGCCGCGCCGGAGAAGAGGAGGTCCGGCGCCGCgggcgcggccgcgcgggccAAGGTGTCCGACGCGAGCCAGAACGCGTACCGGTGGCCGGCGTCGgcgaccccgccgccgtgcgggcacgacgcccgcgcgcccgccaaGAGCCCCGGGTACTACTCTGCCTCGGGCAGGAAGGGGAGCACCGCCGGCATCTTCGGggccgtgcgggcggcggcgttccaCGGGGAGCCGCGGCGCGCGTCGGTGGACGGCGCCAACGAGTACCTGCTGGCGCTCTCCTCCGACGACACTGACAGCGCGTCGTCCGGCGACGGCGTCGCGCCCAGGCGCAGCGTCGGCTCCGGGCCGCGGCCGTCGCCCAGGACCGCCATGAGCTCCTCCGCGCGGTTCTCGCGAGACGCCATGGGGATCCACTCCGAACGCTTCGCCTCTGGAGCGTCCCCAGCGCCGGCTCCGGTGAAGAAGCGGTCGCTGTTCAACGGCTTGCTGTCTTCGCCGTTCGGCAGGTCGTCTCTGAAGCAGCAGCCGCCGAGCAAGCCGGTGGCGAGCTCGTTCAGGAGGACGGCGAGCCCATCCCCGGGCCGGCGCTCCACCGACGGGCCTGGCTCTGCCGGGAACATGCAGTGCAAGGCTTCTTCTACCGGCTGCGGCTTCGACGGTGCTGACACGATGAAGTTGAAGCCCCCTGCGGCGGTCAAGGCCGAGGAGGAGCACCAGCTGAGGCTACGCTACACCCAGCATTTGCAGTGGCGGCTCGTGAATGCGCACGCCGGCGTCGCGCTTTCTTTGCAGACCGCGGCTGCAGAGGTGAGTGACTCTGCGATCATCTCTGTTCGTCTTGGACAAAACTTGAGACATGATATGATAGGCTGAAAATTATTCAGAGTTATGTATCAGTTGTTCACTGACTTGATGAGTTGCTGTTATGGTTGCCGTTCAGTAATTCAGCTGATAATGCTCATGTTCATGACAGAAAACCTTGAGTGGTGCATGGATTACCATCCTGAGGATGCGCAAGTCAGTCGCCATAAGAAAGATGCAGCTACAGTTGCTTCGAAACAACTGCAAACTCATGTCAGTTCTGAGAGGACAGGTAAGAACTTCCTGTTGATCATTTGCTTCCTTCATACAGTCAATTCTCCATTTGTTCCTTACATAAAAAAAATTCTCCATTTGTTCCCTGGAAATCGCGTTCACTTCTAGTTATTCATCAAAACCTAGAGTAATGCAGTTTTTGACAATTGGGCTTGAGCACGACTGTCTGTTTCATGAATCCACAGGACTGCAAGTAGTACACAGGTCATTTGGACACAGATTTTTCCCTAGTGTTCAGCAAACGGATCTTTATTACACCAGTCGTAAAGTTGATAAAATCATCTCATAGTATCACTACCAATATGGACTTATGGCGTTGTACTGgcttgcaaaaaaaaaattgaatGGTCATGATTTGGCTCATAAAGACACTTAGATCAGCTGTAATGCTAGCTTAAAAGTCTAAAGCTAGTACATCCAGTTTGCCCCTCTGGATCTGCAAGAGTAACTAATTACTGGTTTACGACACCATATTCATATTTGAGTACACATTATTTTGGAAAAATCTGATAAAACTTACACTATGCAGATGAAATACCTGGAAGAATGGTCCTTTTTGGAGAGGGATTATGCTCATTCTATATCAGGAACAACACAGGCCCTGAATGCTACCGTCCTGCGGCTTCCTGTCTCCAATGGAGCAATGGTTGGTATAGCATAAAACATCGAAATATTTTTTTTTCATCACGTTACTTTCCAGTTGAAATAATAAAGATTTCATATTTGCAGGCAGATATTCAAGGAATAAAAAAGGCTCTTAGTTCTGCAGTTGATGTCATGGATACCATAGGGAACTCAACAAGCACTCGACTGCCTAAGGTGCTGAGTTTTAAGCAGGAGCTCCCTTTCTAGTTTTCTTGGAATCATATGATTGTAAACACCAAAACTTGGTGCAATACAATAACATTTATTTACACAATGCTATGATATCGTAATAAGTGACATTTTGTTTTCGAAAAGATCGTAATAACTGACATGATATTGTTTGTAGCACTGAACCGCGTAGACGCTACTGTTTCCAGTCTGAAATTGTTTGCCATTTTCTGCAGTTAGCCCGGACCAATGTTTTGGCGTCCCAGCTCTCCAAAGTTTTCATTCAAGAACACATCCTTATAGCGCAGTGCAGGGACTTGCTGTCCACACTAGCATCAATGCACGTAAGCGGTACATCCAGACTGATAGATTCGGTTTTAGTCTGCCAGCATTGTTGATGTTCTCACTGTTCGATCTTTAATGTTGCTGGAACAGGTGAAGTACAGCAGCCTACAAGGGCAAAGGATACAAATGAACCAAAGAAGGCGTCAGTATTTTCAGTAGTCTTCAGGCTTCATTTCCAGTCTCCAGCTGCAGATTGCAGATGTGGTTGGTAAAActgaaactttgctaagtgcaGTAGTAACAGTTTGGAACAATGTATTACTGTTGTAACCCAACTGGTGAGAACCTATATATATAATGCATAAGTCTAAAACAAAAGCTGAATGGATGCTGGCACATTGCACTCTTATTATCAGGAGTGCAACGAATCCTGTCAAGACGTCGACTTGGCCCACTGATAAGCATTTTTTTTCTCTGAATTCTGATATCCAAATGGCATGGTAGCAGATAGAAGATTCAGATGGCAGTTGATCTATCTCACCAGAAAATGATTATAGTAAACAGAAAATTGAGATAAAATAGAATACCTTCACATTATCTGATGGTGCGAGGTAGAGCAACATCTCCGCCCAGAAATCCGCCAGCACCTTCGAGCGGGCGCCTTCCTCCATCCCCTGGAGCTGCTTCCCCAGCCTCACGCCCCTGTGGAAGATCTTCTCTTTTGATTCCGGCAGCCTCCCCATGGCCCCGTACCTGTCCGGCTCACTCTGTAGAAACCCAACTGCTTCCTCTGCAACTGCATCAAACACACGGAATGTGTCATAGTGGTGCCCAGGAAGAAGCTTTGGTTCCTTCTTCAGCAGGTATGCACAGTATTTGGACAGTGTTGTAGCGACGTCAATATGCTGCTTGAGTGCTTCCTTCTTCACTCTGGGAGTAAGATCCTTCGTTGGTGCCATCTCGCAGTAACATGTTGCAATGTGCCAGGTCAAGATGAAGTGTGCCTGGTTCTCCTTTTGCTGCAACTGCGAGCAGCTTGTGCCAGAATCTGGTGGGTGCATGTCGTCGTGCCTGCAAGCCCACAACAGGTCACCTGCGCCGTTGGATGTCAGTGACGACTGCCCGTTTGTTAGAATACCCTGGGTACGGTCAAGAGACTGAACAAGTGCCTCCTTTACTTGTGCAGATAACTCTACATGTTTTCCAGGCTTGCCGGCACCCCATCGAACACTAAAATTAAATCAACTGGATGAACGACGTCGCGGTTGGCAATAACAAAGTGTTGTGCAAGTTTTAATAAAGCACGCAAGGCCTTGGATAGATTGGTGGTATTGTGGCGCACTGATTCAAGCAAGGAGTACTGCCCAAGCTTGTTCCGCCAGCAGTAGCATTTGTTTCTTTCAGGAAACAAGTAGCAGTATTTGTTTGAAATGAACGCGCCCATCTTGATAGGAATCGCTTTAAACCTCTCCATCATTTTGTCCTGGATGCCTCTTGCGCTTTGACAGAGTGACAAGCCAAACACACTGTGCCCCAAATGGTCGTCCAGTACAGTAGCAGCTGTAGCACTTCAAGCAGCACGATGCATGTGAGCATCAGTAGAGTGACGACGATATCAGCAGTTGTGGTGGTAGTGACAGGTGACCAGTTCCTGACATGGAGCATCTTCAAGCCAGGACTGACTGCTGTTATTGCTAAATAAGATGCAAATATGATTAGAAGGAAGTTGAGCATTGCTGAGAGAATCCGTGGTTGATAATGAAGGGCCGCATACTTGGTGAAGAAGAAGTCATACATAAAAGCTAACTCAACATCAATCACCTTGAACACCCTGTCGTAGTCAATGGCGCCCCTCTCATTCTTGGCGAGCAGCACCTTGAACACAAAATCATTTGTCTTCTGCCGCGGGAGATTCGGAGCAGGCAAACCCAAAGAAGCGCCTTCTCAACAGATGAAAGAGAGAGAATGAGAGGCATGCGTCCCTTTGCTCTGAGCTTAGTCTCTCGCACTGCCATATCTTCTCCATGTCAACGACACCTGCTTTGGTTGTTACTTGTGTTGCATATGATGTGCCAGCTTTCAGCTTTGACTTGTGGAGGGGCCAATCAACTAGGTAATGGTAGCCTTTCATGCTGGCTGGATCATAAGATGATCCACTCCTGGTGTGCTCCTGGTGCATGTAGTCAGCAACAATTTTATTCAAGTTCCATGATTGACTTGCCATTTCACACGCCCAGTCCCTCTGCGTCCATTCTATAAAAGCAAAACCAACCATGTCAAAAAACAGGAGGATACCAGTACTATTATTTAAGATGGTAACCGCAATCAACCCCACATAAAACACGCTGAGGAATGACTGATAGATCCGTTCCATTTGCTGGGAGTTGTCATCGAGATTATAAGCTGTGATAGTGTCGGCAGAACCAGACATGATGTAGAGGGATACGGCCCAGAAGGGGTACATGCTGCTCTTTACCGGGGAAGACTGCATCGAACCAACTGTGTATGATACGAGGGAGGTTGACAAGTGTGCCGCCAGGACAACCTTTTGGGCGACGAAGCTTCGTCTTCGGCGACGCAGGGAACCATAGGCGGCCAGAAATACCATGATGATAGCGACCCACACTACAAAGTAATCTACTAAAGGTGCATATAAATAACCATCGCTAAATTAACCCAAAGTAGCCATATGCATGCTTCAAATTTACCCATTTATGCTATTATTAATCTATGGAAATAGCTAACTCAAAGAATACACATATGCATGATTCGTGACAAGCTACTATGCAAACCACATATACATGTATGCAAGGAGCGATAGAATATCAATATCCAGGGTCGTCATTTTTGAAATCTTTGCCAAGAATAGATGAAAAAGCAATTTTTGATTTCTTTCTTTCATTTGCATACGCTAATatgttattttttttatttgtgATCAGCTCTTAAGCCAAGGATGCTGTAAGAACTTGACTGTGCGTGGTGTTAGAGGCTGGAGAGTGTATGTtccttttaaaaaaaaatagaaaaacacTATTGATGTGGTTCATCTACAAAAATTTCTCTCCTGTAAACAAAAACAAAGAGTGGAAAAAGAAGAAACGACATACTATAATCCAAATTGTTTTTCGTTTTCTAGAAAGCTTTGGATTATTAATCATACAGTACGTACCGTATGGTGTTCCATGTGCCGGATGAACAGAGGAAGTGAGGGCTCGGCTCCGAATTCCTTTCCTGAAAGCACTCTCACGGATGCCCAATTGCCCAGTACGTGCTAGAATATGCAAACTGGTGCTGTCTTGGGTGAACTGAGGAAGTGAACACGAGGCTGGCCCTTAAATCGAGCTCCAAGACAAGAGCATTTAGTAAACCGGATGCATTTGTTCGACAGTTTTGGGTCTTACACCTCAAAAAGCCTGATTTTTCCTGTCAAAAAATATACTGGGGCAAGTGTGTTTGTGCTGTGGAAAGAAGGATGATTGACCAGAGACGACCCAACAACTGCTCCGATGCTGCTTCCTCAAAGAGAGAAGCTTCAGAGAAAGTGAAGAACTTACACGAGCGTATATACACTGCCTTTTCAAGTATATTCATCATTCGGTTCCCCCCGCGCAGATATTGTCATCTCTCACCTCGCCAAAGACAAAATATAAAGAACATCAATCATAGCTAGTATGTCATCGATCAAACAATTAGATAGTACAATGTAGGATGGGACGTACTGTTTGTGCCCAAGTCCAACTGATGAATATGTTGGAGCAAGCAACGGTAGCAATTGAAAACTCTCATGTACAAGCCGATCAGTAATGATGATCTCAGGATTGTTTATTAGTTTCTCACCAGTGGACAAGTGTGGTGAGAAACCCGATCACTTGTCTATCTGTTAGTAGGATGCAAATGGTCATAAACTTGTTTGGCAGTTTTGAGTCTCCCACCTTGAAAAGACTGCCTTTAGATCTTGTCAAAAAATACTCGACCGTTGTCACGGCAAAAGGACCAGAAGACCCTGCAACTGCATCATAAAAGAAACATGATCACTTGTGTAGCTAGCAGTTAGTGGGATGCATATGTTCATCAATTCGTCAACAAGTCATTCTATGGCCTCTACCCCTCGCCTTCTTCCTTACACATGCTGAGCTAACAATGCCTATACTCTAAAACACACAGCTGCCTGGGGATGGGGCAGCTTCCTTCATTCTCCCCCTTAGCCTAGATCTGCAGTCATATATGCACATCATATACAGGAAAGAGTTTGACGGATGTGCATTCTCTAATCAAGTTGGCATGGATACGCCTTGCAGAAAGGGATTCTGAAACAAACCAATACATCGAGATCAGTAGAGGAACAGGCAGTAGGCACTCCACCAAATGCTTGCTCCCCCGTCGATTGGGCGGATCCGGTCGGGGCCAGGAGGACCAGGGCCGCTTCTTCCATCGCGCAACGGCACGGCCAAACGCGATAAGGAAGGAACTCGCCAAATCCAACAACGACGCGGCTGGCGAGCAAAGCTGCGATTGTTTTTTTAAAATCTTGGCCTTTTCATTTTCAGTTGCGTCTTCAGCGTTGTCTGTACTCTATAGACCTGTAGTCTTGGATCGAAGGATTTCCAAAGGAGTTTTATAGGAATCTGAATCCTACATTTTGCTTATGCTGTTTGGAATGGAGGAATGATGTTTCCCTTT is part of the Panicum hallii strain FIL2 chromosome 2, PHallii_v3.1, whole genome shotgun sequence genome and encodes:
- the LOC112883266 gene encoding QWRF motif-containing protein 2-like isoform X1, whose translation is MPSAMVDATLAAPPLDLTARRRARPAALSNANACAGTVAAAPNKLKSKTVASRYLTPSPKPTSISSSASAPAPRPASTERPRPAQPNAVATTDAAASCGRATTTTRTLAVAFQSPAYSLDTSRGRSASPAVVPAAAPEKRRSGAAGAAARAKVSDASQNAYRWPASATPPPCGHDARAPAKSPGYYSASGRKGSTAGIFGAVRAAAFHGEPRRASVDGANEYLLALSSDDTDSASSGDGVAPRRSVGSGPRPSPRTAMSSSARFSRDAMGIHSERFASGASPAPAPVKKRSLFNGLLSSPFGRSSLKQQPPSKPVASSFRRTASPSPGRRSTDGPGSAGNMQCKASSTGCGFDGADTMKLKPPAAVKAEEEHQLRLRYTQHLQWRLVNAHAGVALSLQTAAAEKTLSGAWITILRMRKSVAIRKMQLQLLRNNCKLMSVLRGQMKYLEEWSFLERDYAHSISGTTQALNATVLRLPVSNGAMADIQGIKKALSSAVDVMDTIGNSTSTRLPKLARTNVLASQLSKVFIQEHILIAQCRDLLSTLASMHVSGEVQQPTRAKDTNEPKKASVFSVVFRLHFQSPAADCRCGW
- the LOC112883266 gene encoding QWRF motif-containing protein 2-like isoform X2 encodes the protein MPSAMVDATLAAPPLDLTARRRARPAALSNANACAGTVAAAPNKLKSKTVASRYLTPSPKPTSISSSASAPAPRPASTERPRPAQPNAVATTDAAASCGRATTTTRTLAVAFQSPAYSLDTSRGRSASPAVVPAAAPEKRRSGAAGAAARAKVSDASQNAYRWPASATPPPCGHDARAPAKSPGYYSASGRKGSTAGIFGAVRAAAFHGEPRRASVDGANEYLLALSSDDTDSASSGDGVAPRRSVGSGPRPSPRTAMSSSARFSRDAMGIHSERFASGASPAPAPVKKRSLFNGLLSSPFGRSSLKQQPPSKPVASSFRRTASPSPGRRSTDGPGSAGNMQCKASSTGCGFDGADTMKLKPPAAVKAEEEHQLRLRYTQHLQWRLVNAHAGVALSLQTAAAEKTLSGAWITILRMRKSVAIRKMQLQLLRNNCKLMSVLRGQMKYLEEWSFLERDYAHSISGTTQALNATVLRLPVSNGAMADIQGIKKALSSAVDVMDTIGNSTSTRLPKLARTNVLASQLSKVFIQEHILIAQCRDLLSTLASMHVKYSSLQGQRIQMNQRRRQYFQ